From a region of the Marinilabiliales bacterium genome:
- the sufC gene encoding Fe-S cluster assembly ATPase SufC yields MLIIKDLKASIEGEEILKGVNLEVKAGEVHAIMGPNGSGKSTLASVLAGRDLYRVDSGEVRYNGEDLLEKSPEERAKDGLFLGFQYPIEIPGVSMVNFMKTAINEMRRHRGEEPLSASEFLKKMRENKELVEIDSSLTSRSVNEGFSGGEKKKNEIFQMAMLEPKLAILDETDSGLDIDALKVVAKGVNNLKSPENAIIVITHYQRLLEYIIPDFVHILYKGRIVRSGGKELALLLEEKGYEWVKNEELEGKQ; encoded by the coding sequence ATGTTAATAATCAAGGATTTAAAAGCTTCCATAGAAGGAGAAGAGATACTCAAGGGTGTCAATCTTGAGGTAAAAGCGGGTGAAGTTCACGCCATAATGGGTCCGAACGGATCCGGCAAGAGCACCCTTGCCTCCGTGCTTGCCGGAAGGGATCTGTACCGCGTTGATTCGGGAGAAGTGAGGTACAACGGTGAGGACCTGCTTGAAAAATCACCGGAAGAACGTGCCAAGGATGGGCTCTTCCTGGGCTTCCAGTACCCGATTGAGATACCGGGAGTAAGCATGGTGAATTTTATGAAAACTGCTATTAACGAGATGCGCAGGCACAGGGGTGAGGAACCGTTATCGGCTTCTGAGTTCCTGAAAAAGATGAGGGAAAATAAAGAGCTTGTTGAGATAGATTCATCACTTACCAGCAGGTCGGTCAATGAAGGCTTTTCCGGCGGGGAGAAAAAAAAGAATGAAATATTTCAGATGGCGATGCTGGAGCCTAAACTGGCCATACTGGATGAGACCGATTCGGGGCTTGACATAGATGCCCTCAAGGTGGTTGCAAAAGGGGTAAACAATCTTAAATCTCCGGAAAATGCAATTATTGTGATCACACATTACCAGAGATTGCTGGAATATATAATACCGGACTTTGTCCACATTCTATACAAGGGCCGTATAGTGAGGTCGGGCGGGAAAGAGCTTGCCCTGCTGCTCGAGGAGAAGGGTTACGAATGGGTAAAGAATGAGGAGCTTGAAGGTAAACAGTGA
- the sufD gene encoding Fe-S cluster assembly protein SufD, translating into MSTVTSKISLKDHFISLYREKSGEINSNSSDLMNSFREDAVERFAKTGLPRKGSENYRYADIEGVFGADLEKYFGEKKVNFNIREIFHCDVPDLETNLLLLVNGRFYNNGQMLGKMPGGIIAGSLAQASKEYPDLVRKHYGKYAGDSEDGLVSLNTAFAQDGIFIYVPKGVSVKKPVQVVNIMIAENDLMTQHRNLFIAEEDAEARIVVCDHTLSAHRFLTNSVNEIYTAGGAKLSLTRIQNEHNGSSQVTHTFSRQEGGSEQSAITISLHGGFIRNNVYVRLDGERAENKTMGLYLTDKGQYIDNFVHIDHAAPNCFSNQLYKGVLDDYASGSFNGRILVRRDAQKTNAYQANNNILLTDDAKMYSRPQLEIYADDVKCSHGSTMGQLDENALFYLRSRGIDRREARLLLMFAFTHEVIQNIKVDALRDRIDDLVDKRLRGELSRCNNCAMQCG; encoded by the coding sequence ATGAGTACAGTAACCAGCAAAATATCACTAAAGGACCATTTCATCAGCCTTTACAGGGAGAAGTCAGGGGAAATCAATAGTAATTCCTCGGATCTTATGAATTCTTTCAGGGAGGATGCTGTTGAAAGGTTTGCAAAGACCGGACTTCCCCGAAAGGGAAGCGAAAACTACCGTTATGCTGATATTGAAGGTGTTTTCGGCGCCGATCTGGAGAAATATTTTGGCGAAAAGAAAGTAAACTTCAATATCAGGGAGATATTCCATTGTGATGTGCCCGATCTTGAAACAAATCTCCTTCTTCTGGTGAACGGAAGGTTTTATAATAACGGGCAGATGCTCGGCAAGATGCCGGGAGGGATAATTGCCGGCAGCCTGGCACAGGCTTCCAAAGAATATCCGGATCTCGTCAGGAAACATTACGGAAAGTATGCCGGTGATTCGGAAGACGGCCTGGTTTCTCTCAATACGGCTTTTGCCCAGGATGGCATATTCATATATGTCCCCAAAGGGGTCAGCGTTAAAAAGCCGGTTCAGGTCGTTAATATAATGATTGCTGAAAACGATCTTATGACCCAGCACAGAAACCTGTTCATAGCTGAGGAAGACGCTGAGGCAAGGATCGTTGTTTGTGACCATACCCTATCTGCCCACAGGTTCCTCACCAATTCGGTGAACGAGATATATACCGCGGGAGGGGCAAAGTTAAGTCTCACGAGAATTCAGAATGAGCACAACGGATCTTCGCAGGTTACACACACATTCAGCCGGCAGGAAGGAGGGTCGGAACAGTCGGCCATAACCATATCACTGCATGGCGGATTTATCAGGAACAATGTCTATGTCAGGCTTGACGGCGAGCGCGCCGAAAACAAGACCATGGGGCTCTACCTGACCGACAAGGGTCAGTACATAGACAACTTCGTTCACATTGACCATGCGGCCCCCAATTGCTTCAGTAACCAGCTGTACAAGGGAGTGCTTGATGACTATGCATCAGGTTCATTTAACGGTCGTATACTTGTTCGCCGTGATGCACAGAAGACAAATGCATACCAGGCAAACAACAATATTTTGCTGACCGATGATGCAAAGATGTATTCACGGCCACAGCTCGAAATATATGCCGACGATGTGAAATGCAGCCATGGGTCTACAATGGGGCAGCTTGATGAGAACGCACTGTTTTACCTGCGTTCGCGTGGTATTGACCGGCGGGAGGCAAGGTTGCTTCTTATGTTTGCCTTTACACATGAGGTAATTCAGAATATCAAGGTCGACGCTCTCAGGGACAGGATAGACGATCTGGTTGACAAGCGGCTGAGAGGTGAGCTGAGCCGTTGCAACAACTGCGCAATGCAATGCGGGTAA
- a CDS encoding cysteine desulfurase: protein MEFNIDIIREDFPILKSTVHNRRLAYLDNAATTQKPVSVIESMDRVYRETNSNIHRGVHYLSDLTTRQYEDARETVRRFINARHDHEIIFTGGTTSGINLAAFSLGEKYVNKDDEIIISALEHHANIVPWQMLCERKKARLRIIPINDDGELITAEYEKLFSDRTRLVSLTHVANSIGTVNPVREMIAFAHERGVPVIIDGAQAVQHGKVDVQDLDADMYIFSGHKMYGPTGIGVLYGKESLLEDIPPYQTGGEMVDQVTFEKTTFNRLPFKFEAGTPNYIGAIGLGAALEYLEKTGLEEIAAYEKDLLEYATRRLSSVRGLHIFGNARNKISVISFVLEDIHPYDAGMVIDKFGIAVRTGTHCAQPVMDRFGIRGTIRASMAMYNTREEVDRLCEAIEKVKEMFG from the coding sequence ATGGAGTTCAATATAGATATAATAAGAGAAGATTTCCCTATCCTCAAGAGCACGGTACACAACCGGCGGCTGGCGTATTTAGATAATGCAGCCACAACCCAGAAACCCGTGAGTGTTATCGAGTCTATGGACCGGGTGTACCGTGAGACCAACAGCAATATACACAGAGGCGTACATTACCTCAGTGACCTGACTACACGGCAGTATGAGGATGCCCGTGAAACGGTACGCCGGTTTATCAATGCGAGGCATGACCATGAGATCATTTTTACAGGGGGGACAACTTCCGGGATCAACCTTGCAGCTTTCAGTCTCGGAGAGAAGTATGTCAATAAGGATGATGAGATTATAATCTCTGCATTGGAGCACCATGCAAATATTGTTCCCTGGCAGATGTTGTGTGAAAGGAAGAAGGCAAGGCTCAGGATAATCCCCATTAATGATGACGGCGAACTCATTACCGCTGAATATGAAAAGCTTTTCAGCGACCGGACCAGGCTGGTGTCGCTGACGCATGTTGCCAATTCAATCGGAACAGTCAACCCGGTAAGGGAGATGATCGCATTTGCACATGAAAGGGGGGTGCCGGTAATCATTGATGGGGCCCAGGCCGTGCAGCACGGGAAGGTCGATGTACAGGACCTGGACGCCGATATGTACATATTCTCGGGGCACAAGATGTACGGCCCGACCGGTATAGGGGTTCTATACGGCAAGGAAAGCCTGCTTGAGGATATACCGCCTTACCAGACGGGCGGCGAGATGGTAGACCAGGTAACATTTGAAAAGACCACGTTCAACCGCCTTCCCTTCAAGTTTGAGGCGGGCACCCCGAATTATATCGGGGCCATAGGGCTGGGAGCAGCTCTGGAGTACCTTGAAAAAACCGGACTTGAAGAAATTGCCGCATATGAGAAGGATCTTCTTGAATATGCAACCCGGCGCCTTTCTTCTGTCAGGGGACTGCACATTTTTGGCAATGCCCGGAATAAGATCAGTGTTATTTCCTTTGTGCTTGAGGATATACATCCATACGATGCGGGAATGGTGATCGACAAGTTCGGCATTGCGGTTCGTACCGGCACCCATTGTGCCCAGCCGGTAATGGACCGGTTCGGTATAAGGGGTACTATAAGGGCCTCTATGGCCATGTACAATACGCGCGAGGAGGTTGACAGGCTTTGCGAAGCCATTGAGAAGGTAAAAGAGATGTTTGGGTGA
- a CDS encoding DUF59 domain-containing protein yields the protein MEKQDNYLELETEVGRVLKNIYDPEIPVSIYDLGLIYEIIVDDEQKVEIVMTLTAPNCPMVDELMAEINEKVRAIEGVNDLVINLTFDPPWDKSMMSEEAMLELGLL from the coding sequence ATGGAAAAACAGGATAACTACCTTGAACTTGAGACGGAGGTCGGCCGGGTGCTCAAGAACATTTATGATCCCGAGATACCGGTAAGCATCTATGATCTGGGACTGATCTATGAGATAATTGTGGATGATGAGCAGAAGGTGGAGATAGTGATGACGCTCACCGCTCCCAACTGCCCCATGGTTGATGAGCTGATGGCCGAGATCAATGAAAAGGTGAGGGCCATTGAGGGGGTAAACGACCTGGTCATCAACCTTACCTTCGATCCCCCCTGGGACAAGAGCATGATGAGCGAAGAGGCCATGCTCGAACTGGGACTGCTCTGA
- a CDS encoding SufE family protein → MDIEKVQEEIVDEFGLFDDWMDKYNYLIELSKSLPVIDEKHKKPEYLIEGCQSRVWLHAGMDDGKVVYTADSDAVITKGIIALLIRVLSDRKPDEIIDNDLWFIDRIGLKENLSPTRSNGLVSMIKQMKLYALAYKVKSEKPNDDGKTG, encoded by the coding sequence ATGGATATAGAAAAAGTTCAGGAAGAGATAGTTGATGAGTTCGGGTTATTCGACGACTGGATGGACAAGTACAACTACCTGATCGAACTCAGCAAATCACTTCCGGTTATAGATGAAAAACACAAAAAACCGGAGTACCTTATTGAAGGGTGCCAGTCGCGTGTCTGGCTTCATGCGGGCATGGACGATGGGAAGGTTGTCTATACTGCCGACAGCGACGCTGTAATAACCAAGGGTATAATTGCTCTGCTCATACGGGTGCTGTCGGACAGGAAGCCCGATGAGATCATAGACAATGATCTTTGGTTCATTGACAGGATAGGACTTAAGGAAAATCTTTCTCCAACCAGGTCGAACGGACTGGTTTCCATGATAAAACAGATGAAGTTGTATGCCCTGGCATACAAGGTGAAAAGTGAAAAACCGAATGACGATGGAAAAACAGGATAA